The following proteins are encoded in a genomic region of Cryptomeria japonica chromosome 11, Sugi_1.0, whole genome shotgun sequence:
- the LOC131859743 gene encoding pectinesterase-like, whose amino-acid sequence MASQLLLLLVVVIVVLFSQSEGATPQNGIQSACELAPDRKSCESSLSENPGSLRGGPKDMTHIALNMSISNAQTVGGFISSDSRRSSMNAKQSQAVDDCLQLYDLTVYYLTESLSILTDSSLQWKDAVDIQSYLSAALTSQITCLDGLNEANIDLHLLSFTDHVPNASRSVSNSLAIVEKLFIRAMKSSKTSVHSRRLLSDAHQVDHEPLDDDFSSWLSGEDRRLLLQTVAGVNLTGNMVTVARNGSGDYTTITDAINAVANKSANRSVIYVTAGVYEEYVSVASNKYNIMLIGDGKDVTVITGNRSFVDGSTTFNSATLATTGKGFLARDLTIENTAGAIKHQAVALRVGADLSAFYRCSFKGYQDTLYVHSLRQFYRECDIYGTVDYIFGNSAVVFQNCTLLARTPLTGQQNVFTAQGRTDPNQNTGISIHGCKVTAAPDLVPVMSSVRTYLGRPWKEYSRTVYMQSYLDSLIQPAGWLEWNGTFALSTLYYGEYGNQGPGSNTSQRVTWPGYHVMNTTDAQNFTVTNYIFGDSWLPATSIPYNGDLF is encoded by the exons ATGGCTTCTCAGTTGCTGCTCCTTTTGGTTGTGGTGATAGTTGTTTTATTTTCTCAAAGTGAAGGCGCCACTCCACAAAACGGCATTCAATCTGCCTGCGAATTGGCTCCTGATCGTAAATCATGCGAGTCAAGCCTTTCTGAAAATCCAGGGTCTTTACGAGGAGGCCCAAAAGATATGACTCATATTGCCCTCAACATGAGCATATCTAACGCCCAAACGGTTGGAGGCTTCATTTCCAGTGACTCCCGCAGATCATCCATGAATGCTAAGCAGAGTCAAGCCGTCGACGACTGCCTCCAACTGTACGATCTGACCGTCTATTATCTGACGGAGAGTCTGTCAATCTTGACAGATTCTTCATTACAATGGAAAGATGCAGTGGATATTCAGAGCTATCTGAGTGCAGCCCTGACGAGCCAGATCACCTGTCTCGACGGCCTCAACGAAGCAAACATCGATCTCCATTTGCTGTCTTTCACAGATCATGTGCCAAACGCGTCCCGGTCAGTGAGTAATTCCCTGGCTATTGTAGAGAAGCTTTTTATCAGAGCCATGAAGTCCTCAAAAACTTCAGTCCACAGCCGACGCTTGTTATCTGACGCCCATCAAGTTGATCACGAACCCCTCGACGACGACTTCTCGTCGTGGTTATCTGGAGAGGACAGAAGATTGCTTCTTCAGACTGTAGCCGGCGTCAATTTGACAGGAAACATGGTGACGGTGGCGCGGAATGGCAGCGGTGATTACACCACAATCACTGATGCCATTAATGCCGTTGCAAACAAAAGTGCAAACAGATCAGTGATTTATGTAACCGCAGGAGTGTACGAGGAATACGTAAGCGTGGCGAGTAACAAATATAATATCATGCTCATTGGAGATGGAAAAGACGTCACTGTGATCACTGGTAACAGAAGCTTTGTAGATGGCTCCACTACTTTCAACTCTGCCACTCTCG CCACGACTGGGAAAGGTTTTCTTGCAAGAGACCTCACAATTGAGAACACAGCAGGTGCAATAAAGCACCAGGCCGTTGCTCTACGGGTGGGAGCAGATTTATCTGCTTTTTACAGGTGCAGCTTCAAAGGGTATCAAGACACTCTGTACGTGCACTCACTCCGTCAATTCTACAGAGAATGTGATATCTATGGCACTGTAGATTACATATTCGGCAACTCCGCTGTAGTATTCCAAAACTGCACTCTTTTGGCACGAACACCATTGACCGGGCAGCAGAATGTATTCACAGCTCAAGGTAGAACAGACCCAAATCAAAACACGGGGATATCGATTCACGGCTGTAAGGTTACTGCGGCCCCTGATCTGGTTCCTGTTATGAGCTCTGTCCGTACGTACCTGGGGAGGCCATGGAAAGAGTACTCACGTACTGTTTACATGCAATCTTATTTGGATAGTTTGATCCAGCCGGCTGGGTGGTTAGAATGGAATGGTACATTTGCCTTGAGCACGTTGTATTATGGTGAATACGGAAATCAAGGTCCAGGGTCAAATACTTCACAGCGAGTTACTTGGCCTGGTTATCATGTAATGAACACAACTGACGCTCAAAATTTCACGGTAACTAACTACATCTTTGGTGATTCATGGTTACCAGCAACTTCCATACCTTATAATGGAGACttgttttaa